Within the Trichoderma breve strain T069 chromosome 3, whole genome shotgun sequence genome, the region CGAAGAAAGAACATTCTGAAAACAACCCATGCTCATATGTCAATGGACTACCTCTTCCGGCCTTTTGACGGTTTCTGGAGTGGTGAGTAGTCTTGTATGAATTGTGCATCCTCCAAGCATTCTATTACAACCGGGTTGATGAAGACGTGATTTTGAAGTCCGCCCTTGAAGATAATCCTCATAAGGCTTGTTCTGAAGTAGAGAGACCAAGTATCAATCTTGGCCACGTGGTTACCCAACCTCAGCTTGCATCGATAACCGTACTCTGCTTGTCCGTCATCAGTGCGCTGTGAGACGGGCACATGCTCACCCTTTTCGGGAATGTAGAGGGCGGTAGAGTAAAAAGGGCCAACACCCCTCTCGAGAGAGGTCACGACGCTCATCAGATTTTCTCGCAGACTCCGACGGTGCTTTCTCGATACCGATTTGGCACTGAGCTTGGCTAGTTCACCCATGCGGCCAGCCAACCTTTGCGGATCATACTGGAGCTGGAACGGCTCGCCTGTTTCTTCAACGTGGTTCCGCGACGCCTCAAAAATGAGGGCAATGCAGCCACCGGCATTGGACTGAATCTCCACATCATCACTATCAAGCTGATCCACAAACGCATCCATGGCCATATCGGCAAAGTCGGAAAAGTCCGCCACATGGCTGGCAACATAGCACCATCCTTGGAGAGCGGCTGCGACGATTACGGCATTGTCATGGGCCTCGATGTGCTCTCCGTCGGTCCGTACAATCTCGACAAGGAACTCCATGATTTCCAGAGCAGCCTCCTCTAGGCCGCCAGCATAGAGCACTGTAAGACAAAGTGCATATATCGCATAGACACGAcaatcatcgtcatcatcgtctgtCATTATCTGTTTGAGAATCTTTTGTGCGCCATCAAAAATCTCCAGGGACCCGACCGTTCCGATTGTGAGGCAGTAGGCGTGCAGGCTTAGTAGTCGTTCCTTGGCGGTAGCAGCACGATTTGAATCGTGAAGGAAAAGCTCTGCCAGCTCACCCGAGGCATCGTCTAGCCAGAGGTGGGTATCAGCGGTATAATGGTTTCGAATCGTTTTGATGTAAACGCTGAGGAAATATTCTCGCATCTCGCCGTTGTTGTGTTTTCGATCTCGAAGGCCTTCTATGAGAGCCCTTGTATCGAAAACGAGAGCGTCGGGCTCTTCGGGTGTGTCGTCGTGGGATCCGCCGGAGTAAACGCTTGACGCCATGTCGTCCAATTCaaaatcgccatcatcgtcgctgaCATCGGATGTGACGCGACTGTGGGCGGCAGAATTGGTGGGCGATGCCAATAGGGAAGGCAGAGGAGAGCCCCGCGGCGTGTTGCTTCCGGATGCACGACCGGACTTGATAGCCTTCTTGGAGACGGTTTTGCCGTTGcccttgagggccttgactCGAGCGTggttcatcatcttgaaatgaagaagaagagtaaaatTGCTAGAAAGAGAAGCTGGTTGtaaagaggaaaagaagagaagagatgctGCGACGGGCAGTCGTCGAGCTTAAATATCGACTCTGGACCGGAAATTCCCAGTGAAAAGTAAAAGGCTCGTagggagatgatgggaatTAAACGTTCCACTAGTCTAATCCAATCCTGCAGCCCTTGGTGGCCAGTCTCTGCTTCCCCCCTTGGATTCGATGGAAGCACAGGCTACGTCACGTCGGTTTGCGCTTGGGTCTGGATGATCCCAGGTTGTTTGCGAGAGCGTCGGATGCTGGTTTGGTGAGGTTATGGAGGAGTAGACTGTCCATGAGAATGAGAGTCGAGATGCAGCGCAAATTGGCGGGTGGCGACAATATAAAAGGGCGAGAGCAGGTGCAGCGGCGTGAAACGAGAATGCGACGGGCGACCAGGAATAGCTTACGCAATGTTGAAGGGAGCAAGATTGGAAAAGGCGATGAACGGGTGAGGCCAGAAAATAAAGCAAAGCAGCTGAGTGGTTCGGTGGCGTTCGGTTTGTGGGCATGACCGTCTCGCAAAGCTGTCCATGTCGACGCTACCAAGAAACATGGGCGCTAGGCTGATCGGGGCAAGTAGCCGGTACTTGGCTTAGGGCAAGGACCAAGCGGCCCTGAGATCGCCCGCGAGAGCATGTGAGAAGCTGCAAAGTTGACAGGCAGACGGTACGCATGTAGAGGTACAAGAAGCAAAGGTACTCGTAATTCCCAGACATGCATGATACAGAGGTTGATATCTGTCTGGTTCAGCATCAAATAACGAACAGCCGAACGGAGAACGCCAGCATGGTAAAGCCGCTACAGCAGAAAAAAGTCTGATCATTTCGCTGCCTCGAGTAacctttctttcttcttttttttccaaagTCGCTAGGTATGCTTCGGCCCAGCTTCGGCCTTCTACGATTTCCAGCACGCCAAAAGTCTCGAAGCTTTTCCACGAGAACAAGTGGCTAGGCTATACTTCCTACTGCAGTACAACAGAACTgacagcgatgacgatgacgatgtcgagatggagaCTTCCCCAGTACCGCTAGCAAAGTAGCTGTACTTTATTCAGGCTCCAGGCCCCATCCCCCAAGCCAAGTTCGGGCTGGTTTCTTGCTCCGGCCTCTGAGCTACTCCGCAGAAAGATGCAGCATCCCTGTTGGTCATGCGTCATTGCTGTAGCCACTTTAACACACAAAGGATTCCCGGGTCTCAATAAAGCCGGTTTATCTTTTGTTTGTCTCGTCTCTCCGTTCTGTTCTTGTCGTATCAGGCATACCCGTTTGGCTGAACTTCTGCCTTGTCATCGGCTTACTTGCTTCGGTGACGCTTCCAAGAGATGATTCGTGACCGTCTGCCCGTCTTATTTGTATTGGCTCGTATCCCATCCAGAGCCCTTTCACGTGCTGCAACTGCGATTCGTTTCTTGGCCTGCTATTGACGGCTCTTATGCAGCGTGGCGGGGCATGGCTCGAGCCCTTGGGCATCGGGTCAGCAGGCGGCCGGCCATAGGGAGGAGCAAAACTGGCAAATAAAGGCGTTTGAAGGGGGACGAGCCCAGCCCTATTGGAGAGCTGTTGGCCGCTGAAACGCAAGACGAGGGGTTTTCTCTTGCAGTACTTCGTAGAGAGTACAGCCATGTACCTTGGATGCTCAACAGTACAAGTAAACTCTGCGTGActggatgaagccatctccGCTACAAAGCCATCTTGCTGGGGCATGAGCATGCCGTGATAAACAGCTCACTCTGCATGGCGAGATTCGCTCACGCTGCCCTCCCTGCCGTGCCGGACTATTTGTTGCTTGTATTAATAGACTAATATTTAGTGATCCGTAATAGGCCTCACATAAGACGTGCTCCGACCTGCCCAGATCATACATACAAAACCACCATCCATGTCTTTTACAACATGTGGCCTGCAGACCCAGGCAAACGGACCCCATTTCTGCCGGATTGCTTCCATGTTGTATTGATGTATGTTGCATGTACCGATACCCCTACCAGAGGCGTATCTACAGCACCTGAATCATGCGTCGAGTCGAGGCGCTaaggcaaagcaaagcagctgcagcttctggctgCACCCGTCGCGGCCCATCAATTGGCTGGCATGCCGTGGGTAtcggtactcgtacctgctTGTAAGAATGCGGGAAAAGCGCTGTTGGTACCTGTGCTGCACTGTGACTCGCCCACTTGGCAGCCGGGCATGGCCACGCAAATCTGCAGAGACAACGGGGCGTCGATTTCGCAGCAAATCATGCCCGTTCTTTTAGCAAAATGGTCGGCGACGCTGCATACTTtgattcatcttcttctcctctttctccccGTCGTCCGCGGCTGCGTCGCAAAATACAAAATCCAAATACCAGCGCCGAAATCTAGCAGTGACATACTCGGCTTCCGAATGCCCCACTCAAGCTACGATAAGCCACCCATCGCGGGGCTTATCGCTGCTGCCCGCTTCTGCCTGGGGCTGCCTACAGGGCACATTAGTGCCGTATATAGAACAAAGTACTGCTACATTTGCATCAACTGCTCCCGTACGGCACAGTACATGCTCATACCTTTGCCGTTGGCCCTTGAAATAAAcctccatccatcttgtAAAGTGCGCTGTGGCTCTGCTCTATCTAACCTGATAGTTCATAGATACCTAAGGTATCTTGCGCATCAAGACTTTACCATCACTTCGCTTCAGCATCTCCCAGCCAGATCGCAAAACACTGGACTGAACCGCCTAGTGGACAAACAACCTCCATCCCTTGAATCCCCCTCGGCTCAGCGCCAAACAGACGCTCTCCCACCTGTGCCAACCAGCTGGATGCGTTCATGTCAAGTACCCTCTATTGATTCTTCAAAGTACTCGGACCCCAGCGTTTTAAACTTCTGAGGTCAAAGTGACTCGAGCCCCACCCCATCCTTTACTTCCGAAGCCTCGACTTTCTCCCCTCTTGGCCAAACAACTTCACTCTTCTTTTTAATCTGCTTCATCCCCCTcaacttctctcttccactgcGCCCTTCCATCTCCGATCCTCTCTCGCCTGCATTGCAGCCCAGCCGCAACTGGGCATAGATTCCGACCGACTCGATATTTCAAAGGCGCCCACGGCCCGGATACTCTCCATTATGGCGTCGCCCTACCTTCGTGACCAAGGTGAGCTTCCCTCCGAGATGCGGCGCAACGCCCGAGACTCTCCAAAGCTAATCTCGTGTGCAGTGCTGGTCACCCTGACTGCTGTGAATCCGCCTCCCGACTTTTCCTTTCCGACTCgtcgccttctccttgaaTCAAACCAATCAGTCCCTCTTGGACGTATGAGCAAGAAAAACACCACATATGCTGCCACCGGAAAGAATGGCTGGATAGACTCCGCCGTCATGTCCAGAACCCATGCTTCACTTTATTATGATCAACAGCACAAGGTATgttgcatcatcatcatcatcgtcacccAGACCGGCGTCGCAACCTAATTCAAACTAATTCGCATGCAGGCCGTTTTCCTCAGTGATGTCGGTTCCCTTCACGGAACCTTTTATAATGATACCCGATTGAAGCCTCATCAAATTCAGGCTATCAAGGACGGCGACCATATCCGGTTCGGCATTCCTGTTGACAGAGGATCAGATATATGTGCTCCTTGTATCATGGAAGTTGGTGTTCAATTTGGGCCGCAGGGGtatgcctctctctcccactctcttctcttctatcCCCTTTGGCTGAATTCTAACGCTTTCATAGCTCCTTTCAAGCCCCGACCGTTTTCAGAGTGCCCGACGAGACCGATGAGGAAGATAGCGCCGAAGAAGATCACAAAGAAGATCACGGCGATAGTACCATCCGACACGGCTTGCAGGTTCTGCGAGACAACAACATTCGCCCGGCCAAAAACTGCATCATTCGAGAAGAAGTCGTGACTATTGACCTATCTGACAACGAGATGGGCTCGCCCGCGCCCGAGGATCAAACAGCCTCTACCAGGTCCATCCAGGATCTGACGACTGACAGGGCTATCTCTATCTCTGAGAAATCTCACTCACGTATACCTTCTCCTCCGGGAACGATTGATATCCCAGACTATATCCCAGATGATATTtcagacgacgacgccgTCTTCTACGAAGATGAATATGAGGGGGAGTACATGTCTGAGTCTGATGACGATTCCCATGACCAATCTTCACTAGAAGACACTCATCTTGATCACCCTTTACATCACAATGTCTTGGACAGCGATCAGCATGTCCCTCATATCGAAGCCACGGAAATTCATGAGGCAGAAATATTCGATCGGTTTGAAAACCATTGCCTGCCTCCCATCATGAATTTCTCGCTGCCAAATGCAGCCTCTGCTCCAAATCAACCTTTGCCTGGCGTGCAGCTGCCGTCCCTCTTTGACACTTTCCGATCGCAGGAAATATCCACGGGTCAAAATAACACCACATACACTCACACCAACGAAACAGATACTCCAAATCAATCTTTTGTTAGTGTCCCCACGGCTCCTGAGCAAGTCGAGACCAGATTCTGGCCCGTAGACGTTGCCCAGAGTCGAGCAACCGAGTCCAGTCTACTGTTGGACTCGGGAGCCGAGTTCCTCAAGTCTCCACTCAAAGAACATCTTGAGGTAAACATAAGATCGGAAGAACATACTCTCGACTACGACGAATCCTCCGCCTACCAATTCGAGGTAACCAAAGCGGCTCTTCAGCAAcagtggcagaagaagcagccgaTTCAGCAAGACGAACCTATCCAGCAAGACGAGCCGATTCAACAAGACGAGCCTATTCAGCAGGAAGAGCCTATTCAGCAGGAAGAGCCTATTCATCAGGAAGAGCCAATCCACCAAGGCGAGCAGGCTCAGaatcaacaacagcagccgaAGGCTGAGCTTAGAAGCGTCCACACGGACGCTGATCAGCCT harbors:
- a CDS encoding FHA domain-containing protein, with the translated sequence MASPYLRDQVLVTLTAVNPPPDFSFPTRRLLLESNQSVPLGRMSKKNTTYAATGKNGWIDSAVMSRTHASLYYDQQHKAVFLSDVGSLHGTFYNDTRLKPHQIQAIKDGDHIRFGIPVDRGSDICAPCIMEVGVQFGPQGSFQAPTVFRVPDETDEEDSAEEDHKEDHGDSTIRHGLQVLRDNNIRPAKNCIIREEVVTIDLSDNEMGSPAPEDQTASTRSIQDLTTDRAISISEKSHSRIPSPPGTIDIPDYIPDDISDDDAVFYEDEYEGEYMSESDDDSHDQSSLEDTHLDHPLHHNVLDSDQHVPHIEATEIHEAEIFDRFENHCLPPIMNFSLPNAASAPNQPLPGVQLPSLFDTFRSQEISTGQNNTTYTHTNETDTPNQSFVSVPTAPEQVETRFWPVDVAQSRATESSLLLDSGAEFLKSPLKEHLEVNIRSEEHTLDYDESSAYQFEVTKAALQQQWQKKQPIQQDEPIQQDEPIQQDEPIQQEEPIQQEEPIHQEEPIHQGEQAQNQQQQPKAELRSVHTDADQPMESPEKAAGKKRKAMEISEMTAEEIPFAELTPARDNSPPSAKPTSVDDSAMDISPVDVHSGTEEPQVKRLRKAAEIFGYAALGGVAVMSALIATAPTL
- a CDS encoding interferon-related developmental regulator (IFRD) domain-containing protein; its protein translation is MMNHARVKALKGNGKTVSKKAIKSGRASGSNTPRGSPLPSLLASPTNSAAHSRVTSDVSDDDGDFELDDMASSVYSGGSHDDTPEEPDALVFDTRALIEGLRDRKHNNGEMREYFLSVYIKTIRNHYTADTHLWLDDASGELAELFLHDSNRAATAKERLLSLHAYCLTIGTVGSLEIFDGAQKILKQIMTDDDDDDCRVYAIYALCLTVLYAGGLEEAALEIMEFLVEIVRTDGEHIEAHDNAVIVAAALQGWCYVASHVADFSDFADMAMDAFVDQLDSDDVEIQSNAGGCIALIFEASRNHVEETGEPFQLQYDPQRLAGRMGELAKLSAKSVSRKHRRSLRENLMSVVTSLERGVGPFYSTALYIPEKEYGYRCKLRLGNHVAKIDTWSLYFRTSLMRIIFKGGLQNHVFINPVVIECLEDAQFIQDYSPLQKPSKGRKR